One genomic window of Ornithorhynchus anatinus isolate Pmale09 chromosome 12, mOrnAna1.pri.v4, whole genome shotgun sequence includes the following:
- the SCRG1 gene encoding scrapie-responsive protein 1: MEPKILMTVLLLGLLRGAEALPSARLSCYRKMLADHNCHSVPAGTTSLRRVDGGNLQDHFWEGKGCEIICYCNFRELLCCPKDIFFGPKISFVIPCNVQ; encoded by the exons ATGGAGCCGAAGATCCTGATGACGGTCCTCCTGCTGGGTTTGCTCCGCGGGGCCGAGGCTCTGCCGTCCGCTCGCCTGTCTTGCTACAGGAAGATGTTGGCGGATCACAACTGCCACAGCGTCCCCGCAGGCACAACCAGTCTGCGGCGGGTAGACGGCGGAAACCTGCAGGATCACTTCTGGGAAGGCAAGGGCTGTGAGATCATCTGCTACTGTAACTTCAGGGagttactctgctgcccaaa GGACATCTTCTTCGGGCCAAAGATCTCTTTTGTGATCCCTTGTAACGTTCAGTGA